A single Silvibacterium dinghuense DNA region contains:
- a CDS encoding aldo/keto reductase, which produces MATPQLSQEKTFGLRRLGNSDMDLTPIGYGAWAIGGGNWEFAWGAQDDDESVRTIERALDLGLNWIDTAAIYGLGHSEEVVAKALRQNPHKPFVFTKCSMRWHEDRSIYRSLKAKSLEEEIENSLRRLGVDTIDLYQIHWPNPDEEIEEGWETLARFQQQGKVRYLGVSNFSVAQMKRAQKIAPITSLQPPYSLLRRDIEAEILPFCRENNIGVINYSPMVSGLLTGKMTAERIAQMPADDWRRKSPNFNEPKLSRNLKLVEILREIGKTHGVEAGVVAIAWTLRNPAITAAIVGARRPDQVDGVLPAATFRLSEEEASRLERFLAENPA; this is translated from the coding sequence ATGGCTACACCACAGCTTTCTCAAGAGAAGACATTCGGGCTGCGCCGCCTCGGCAACTCGGATATGGATCTGACCCCGATCGGTTACGGGGCCTGGGCGATCGGCGGCGGCAACTGGGAGTTCGCCTGGGGGGCCCAGGATGACGACGAGTCGGTCCGCACCATCGAGCGCGCTCTCGATCTTGGCCTGAACTGGATCGACACTGCGGCTATCTACGGCCTCGGCCACTCGGAAGAGGTGGTTGCCAAGGCCCTGAGACAGAACCCGCACAAGCCTTTTGTTTTCACCAAGTGCTCCATGCGCTGGCATGAAGACCGCTCCATCTACCGCAGCCTCAAGGCGAAGTCGCTCGAGGAGGAGATCGAAAACTCGCTCCGCCGCCTCGGTGTCGACACCATCGACCTCTACCAGATTCACTGGCCTAATCCGGATGAGGAGATTGAAGAAGGCTGGGAGACGCTTGCCCGCTTCCAGCAGCAGGGCAAGGTCCGTTATCTCGGCGTCTCCAATTTTTCCGTCGCGCAGATGAAGCGCGCCCAGAAGATCGCCCCGATTACCTCGCTCCAGCCGCCTTACTCCCTGCTGCGCCGTGACATCGAGGCCGAAATTCTGCCCTTCTGCCGGGAGAACAATATCGGCGTCATCAACTACTCGCCCATGGTTTCAGGTCTGCTCACCGGCAAGATGACCGCCGAGCGTATTGCCCAGATGCCGGCCGATGACTGGCGCAGGAAGAGCCCGAACTTCAACGAACCCAAGCTTTCACGCAATCTGAAGCTTGTGGAAATCCTGCGGGAAATAGGTAAAACGCATGGTGTTGAGGCGGGCGTGGTCGCCATCGCCTGGACGCTTCGCAATCCGGCGATTACCGCAGCCATAGTCGGCGCCCGCCGGCCTGACCAGGTGGATGGCGTGCTGCCTGCGGCGACCTTCCGCCTCAGCGAGGAAGAGGCATCCCGCCTGGAACGTTTTCTCGCTGAAAACCCCGCGTAA
- a CDS encoding M28 family peptidase, which produces MRIPALALLPLVVLSAPAEKKHRAVFYWNMRQQDVISLVHHVPQNDAIRLAQLRQTFHDLHCLSPDIQEQHSSQGVNLLCQLPGETPGMIVVAAHYQHIGNGESAVGDWSGSTMLPFLYHALTAQPRRHTYLFAAFAGEDGARDWMRSLTSDQRKHIQYMIALDALGLSPVSFYLHPLDMHFTATETTLVDTLELSARESGLPIPQPLTPHRWFRIDDTKQFRYRNIPSIVIYSEGADHGTLPGGDLDTAAAIQDDLYYDTYHLLCTFIAELDQVSDTDSFSSSPQRFHMW; this is translated from the coding sequence ATGCGCATTCCGGCTCTGGCCCTTCTTCCGCTCGTTGTGCTCTCGGCCCCGGCCGAGAAGAAGCACCGCGCGGTCTTCTACTGGAACATGCGCCAGCAGGATGTGATCTCCCTCGTCCATCACGTCCCCCAGAACGATGCCATCCGCCTCGCCCAGCTCCGCCAGACCTTCCACGACCTGCACTGTCTCTCGCCTGACATCCAGGAGCAGCACTCGTCCCAGGGCGTTAATCTGCTCTGCCAGCTCCCCGGCGAAACTCCCGGCATGATCGTTGTCGCTGCTCACTATCAGCACATCGGCAATGGAGAAAGCGCAGTCGGCGACTGGTCAGGCAGCACCATGCTGCCCTTTCTTTACCATGCGCTCACAGCGCAACCCCGCCGCCACACCTATCTCTTTGCCGCCTTTGCCGGTGAAGACGGGGCCAGGGACTGGATGCGCAGCCTCACTTCCGATCAGCGCAAGCATATTCAGTACATGATTGCCCTGGACGCTCTCGGCCTCAGCCCTGTGAGCTTTTATCTCCACCCGCTCGACATGCACTTCACAGCAACGGAGACCACTCTAGTCGACACGCTGGAATTGTCGGCGCGCGAATCCGGCCTTCCGATACCGCAGCCACTCACCCCGCATCGATGGTTCCGCATCGATGACACGAAGCAGTTCCGGTATCGGAATATCCCCTCCATCGTGATCTATTCCGAAGGAGCCGACCACGGCACGCTGCCTGGCGGCGATCTGGACACCGCTGCCGCCATCCAGGATGACCTTTATTACGACACCTACCACCTGCTGTGCACCTTCATCGCAGAGCTGGACCAGGTATCCGACACAGACAGTTTTTCCTCCAGCCCGCAGCGATTCCACATGTGGTGA
- a CDS encoding isoaspartyl peptidase/L-asparaginase, producing the protein MTTRRNFLSLGALTAAGLGLGTQASFADEIRPSLTADEVRALKPPSKPVIITRVTGDQTVQEAYQMLLDGQDTLDAAHHVCLGRENDPNDHSVGYGGLPNEQGVVELDSCCMHGPTRRAGSVAGVQNIRNVCLLARKVYEHSAHVMMAAKGAEDFGVDLGFKREDLLTEDARRIWMLWKESNSQMDWWGPGLPDPDWKDPYAGRPAPKPTMDLHGMSEDQKKTSELEPLPVPGGKVPRQPTAEWQPVIADRTRKLMAMAADLGITPEKRLFAAQQILWPTTGTIHVSAINTKGEMSGATTTSGLAWKLPGRIGDSPILGAGSWTDQDVGSAGATGTGEENIKIVGAHTIVELMRHGYSPKEAGLEALRRIVRNYNGDMRKIRYLDMEFYIVRKDGAYAGVSLWSTGATGRPREFVVHDGTFRVEPCAYLLEGTMTIWPPF; encoded by the coding sequence ATGACGACAAGACGTAACTTTCTTTCCCTTGGCGCTCTCACCGCCGCCGGCCTCGGCCTCGGCACACAAGCCTCTTTTGCCGACGAAATTCGCCCTTCACTTACCGCGGACGAGGTTCGCGCGCTCAAGCCGCCGTCCAAGCCGGTCATCATTACCCGTGTGACCGGCGATCAGACCGTCCAGGAAGCCTATCAGATGCTGCTCGACGGCCAGGACACCCTCGACGCCGCGCACCATGTCTGCCTGGGACGCGAAAACGACCCCAACGATCACAGCGTCGGCTACGGCGGCCTGCCCAACGAGCAGGGCGTCGTCGAACTGGACTCCTGTTGTATGCATGGCCCCACGCGGCGGGCCGGCTCAGTGGCCGGCGTGCAGAATATCCGCAACGTCTGCCTGCTGGCCCGCAAGGTCTACGAGCACTCGGCCCACGTGATGATGGCCGCCAAGGGCGCGGAGGATTTCGGCGTAGACCTCGGCTTCAAGCGCGAAGACCTGCTCACCGAAGATGCCCGCCGCATCTGGATGCTCTGGAAGGAAAGCAACTCGCAGATGGACTGGTGGGGCCCCGGCCTGCCCGATCCGGACTGGAAAGACCCGTATGCCGGCCGTCCAGCCCCGAAACCGACGATGGACCTGCATGGCATGTCGGAAGACCAGAAGAAGACTTCAGAGCTCGAACCGCTGCCTGTCCCGGGCGGCAAAGTTCCCCGCCAGCCTACTGCGGAATGGCAGCCGGTGATCGCTGACCGCACCCGGAAATTGATGGCCATGGCTGCCGATCTCGGCATCACGCCGGAAAAACGCCTGTTCGCCGCACAACAGATCCTCTGGCCGACGACCGGCACCATCCACGTCTCGGCGATCAATACAAAGGGCGAGATGTCCGGCGCGACAACCACCTCCGGCCTGGCATGGAAGCTGCCCGGCCGTATCGGCGACTCACCCATCCTCGGAGCCGGCTCATGGACCGATCAGGACGTAGGCTCGGCCGGTGCCACCGGTACCGGCGAGGAAAACATCAAGATCGTCGGCGCACACACCATCGTCGAGCTGATGCGCCACGGCTACAGCCCGAAGGAGGCCGGTCTCGAGGCATTGCGCAGGATCGTGCGTAACTATAACGGGGACATGCGGAAGATCCGCTATCTGGATATGGAGTTCTATATTGTCCGCAAGGACGGTGCTTACGCCGGTGTCTCACTCTGGAGCACAGGGGCAACAGGACGGCCGCGCGAGTTTGTAGTCCACGATGGCACGTTCCGGGTCGAGCCCTGCGCTTATCTATTGGAAGGCACGATGACGATCTGGCCACCCTTCTAG
- a CDS encoding enoyl-ACP reductase FabI — protein MLNLQGKVAVIFGLANKRSIAWGIAQKLHEAGATLAIGYQNERLKAEAHQLITELPGSDAFQCDVVNDAEIEQTFALLKEKYGKVDILVHSVAYAMADDLKNDFSLTSREGFRTALEVSAYSLIALSRAAAPLMPEGGSILTLTYYGAEKVVPNYNVMGVAKAALEASVRYLAADLGRKQIRVNAISAGPIKTLAARGIGGLSDMLKAHADRAPLHRNTDQLEVGGTAAFLASDLASGITGEVIYVDSGYSIMGF, from the coding sequence ATGTTGAACCTGCAAGGAAAAGTCGCGGTCATCTTCGGCCTCGCCAATAAGCGCTCCATCGCCTGGGGCATCGCCCAGAAGCTGCACGAGGCCGGTGCCACGCTCGCCATCGGTTACCAGAATGAGCGCCTCAAAGCCGAGGCCCATCAGCTCATCACCGAGCTGCCCGGCTCCGATGCCTTCCAGTGCGATGTCGTCAACGACGCGGAGATCGAGCAGACCTTCGCGCTGCTCAAGGAAAAGTACGGGAAGGTCGATATCCTGGTCCATTCCGTCGCCTACGCCATGGCCGACGATCTCAAGAACGACTTCTCGCTCACCAGCCGTGAAGGCTTCCGCACCGCGCTCGAGGTCAGCGCCTACTCGCTGATCGCGCTCAGCCGCGCCGCGGCCCCGCTGATGCCCGAAGGCGGCAGCATCCTGACGCTCACCTATTATGGTGCGGAGAAGGTCGTGCCCAACTACAACGTGATGGGCGTAGCCAAGGCCGCGCTCGAGGCCAGCGTCCGCTACCTGGCTGCCGATCTCGGCAGGAAGCAGATCCGCGTCAACGCCATCTCCGCCGGCCCCATCAAGACGCTGGCAGCACGTGGCATCGGCGGCCTGAGCGACATGCTCAAGGCGCACGCCGACCGCGCTCCGCTGCACCGCAACACCGACCAGCTCGAAGTCGGGGGTACCGCTGCCTTCCTGGCCTCGGACCTGGCCAGCGGCATCACCGGAGAAGTCATCTACGTCGACTCCGGCTACAGCATCATGGGGTTCTAG